A portion of the Penaeus monodon isolate SGIC_2016 chromosome 28, NSTDA_Pmon_1, whole genome shotgun sequence genome contains these proteins:
- the LOC119591220 gene encoding neuropeptide-like protein 30, whose translation MNEATMRFLSAFMMVAALIGAVSAGGLYGGFGRGFGGGFGRSFGGFGGYGGGFGRGFGRGFGGYGGGFGFGRGFGGFGGGFRRGYGGYGYGR comes from the exons ATGAATGAAG CTACAATG CGTTTCCTGTCTGCCTTCATGATGGTCGCAGCGCTGATCGGTGCCGTCAGCGCGGGAGGTTTGTACGGAGGCTTCGGCCGAGGTTTCGGCGGAGGCTTTGGTCGAAGTTTCGGAGGCTTCGGAGGCTATGGTGGAGGCTTCGGCCGAGGCTTCGGGCGAGGCTTCGGAGGCTATGGTGGAGGCTTTGGATTTGGACGAGGATTCGGAGGATTCG GCGGTGGCTTCAGGCGTGGATATGGCGGATATG GTTATGGGAgatga